The Gossypium hirsutum isolate 1008001.06 chromosome A03, Gossypium_hirsutum_v2.1, whole genome shotgun sequence genome contains the following window.
tgagcactcttcgttaagttccactgtagattagtcttcaaacttccttttatttgttagaagctcctttaaaaattttgcatatgtaggcatctgcgatatagcttcaacaaaaggtaagttaatatgcagttgtttaaaaagttcaagaaatttaccgaattgtgcatccatgcggtctttcttcaactttgctggacATGGgactggtggtttatattcctttggCATTGGAACGTTCTTGTTTTCGggtttcctttcctttccttcatttctgtcagcttcttgtggtggcttcttttcagattcagctaacactttcccactccttagtgtaactgctttgacATGCTCTTTTGGATTGAGTTCGGTGTTACTAAGTAGACTTACTGGTGGTCTTTCTaaaatcatcttagccagctgtccaatttgattctcgagcccttggatcgatgcttgctgatttttaagtgcagtttcagtgttctgaaaatgggttttcgctactgaaataatttttgtcatcatctcctcaaggttcacttcttctcttgctggtaaggttgttgttagaAACCTGGAaggggtggtggtctctgattcccttggcctccctatgagaaatttgggtggttcctccaacctacattgtaagtattactataaggattattttgaggtcaagaattattacccatataattcatttgttcattctccatgttatggccatagggtgggtattctgaattgctcatTTCACCTCCACTTGCATCGCACTACATTACTAGAtaaacctgtgaagaaccaagtaaaccatcaatttttctatacaaaagttctacctgattagagagcatagtgaccaaatcgacgttaaaaatgccggccactttcatcggctttgtcctcatgacttggcactgataattattcaatgacatctcttctataaattcataagccccttcaggtgtcttattataatagtcccaccagcagctgcgtaaatcatctgtctagtcgaaggattcaggcagttgtaaaaagtttgaacctgtagccaaagtgataacccatggtaagggcaccttctcaatagatcattgtatctctcccatgcatcatagagtgtttctaaatccatctgcacaaaagaagaaatatcattccttaatttagtCGATTTTGCCGGCAAAAAGTATTTAAgcagaaatttttcggtcatttgttcccaagtggtgattgaccctcgtggtaacgagttcaaccactgtttagccttattcctcaacgaaaagggaaacaaccgaaggcgaatggcattatcagaaacgccattgattttaaaagtgtcgcagagTTCTAGAAAATtcgctaaatgagtgtttggatcctcatcctacaaaccatcaaactgaacaaactgttgtatcatttgaatcgtgttaggtttcagttcaaaattatttgcagtaataataggcctaactatactcgatttaGTTCCTGTCAAATTAGGTttggcataatcatacataatatGTAGAGAaggattctgatttattggatTTTCAGTGATCACAGGAGGTaactgattattctgattttcagccatctcctcggttgtggtgtgAATATCGTCCTCTCACTTTTCCTCTATATATCttaggcttcaccttatttctcttcggtttctgcgagctgtgctcTCGATCTCACTATGAAAAAGTAATGGTcttaacgggtttcttctagtcataaactataaaaacctgccagaagtaaataaaagaaaatttagcaatataaacaaaattgaaataaaattaaattgcaataagataaatgactaaagtaataaaaattaagcgttcctaatatcttagtccccggcaacggcgccaaaaacttgatggtcttAAAACTAACTAATAATTCGACTTAagacaagcgcacctatcgaacaatagtatagctatggtgagacCGGAATATCGTATATACGAGGACTAAGGGTGCTAGTAGTTActctatttttattatctagcctaaaaataaggggatttgctttatctaaactaattaactaaactaagaatacataggaagtaaattggggaaatacttttgggaaaattgattgatttagacaatacccaaggaagaatccacctagacttcacttgttatttgactctaaattagacgatttattcacttgactcgatccgtagaaatccctaatttatattattgtcTCTCTGGAGACTAACAATGTCTAgccttaggttgattaattgaaatctctttctaattaaaaccactagtgttgcattaactcgatctatagattcccttattaggtttgaccctaatccggcagatttatgtcgccctatgtctaggggtgcaatcaactctacttagttatgctagatctactcttagatagggacttttgctcctctgaataagcatatcaatacttgaatcaatatcttagaatattaaaataagaattaaggacacataattaagaacaaatcaagtatttatcaaataaatcaaaaaatagtaacaacatccatcttaggtttcatcctccttaggtatttaggggaagTAGTTCAtttgtgtaaaagaaaacatctcaaatgaataataataacaaaacataaagaaacccaaaaaccctgaaggaaattgaagggagatctttagtcttgaaggagaattcagcttctgaaatggatcaatcggctttcttcgagtaattccttgcctcccacTCCATGTGTTGCCTCTAGCtgcctcttctagggtgtttatataggctttagaatgcttcaaaaccctcaaaagtggcctttttctaagtagaactagacttgggctcgacagggacacggccgtgtatcaCTCCTATGTGAGGTGGCTTAGGCCTTGTTAAAGTCTGCTAAATAGACACTGGcttgtggtttacccgtgtgaggaagtccaggccatgttgatttcccacgttgactcattttctccgtttttagcctgtttctcactctttttactctcctatgctcacctcagtataaaacatgaaattaaaggattaggagcatcaaattccacaaatctaatgataattcatcaaaaaatgtgctaagcatgggataaaaatatgtataaattatgacttatcaTACTACTTTACCAGAGAAGTATGAGTCAAAAATCTCTTATTTGGAGGACTCAAGGGACCTATCAGTCATTCTTTTGACAGAGCTGATAAATGCTCtctatgcacaagagcaaagaagagcaaacAGAATAGAGAAGCACTATGAGGGAGCTTTTCAGGCCAAGAGCAGAGAAAGTTTAAGCTCAAGCTCAAATTTCAAAGGCAAGAAACCTTGGacgaagaagaaagagaaaggcAAGAAAGATGCTACCAAGAAAAAGTTTCCATCTTGTGCTCATTGCAAGAAGACTCTCACCTTGAAAAATACTGCTGTTACAAAACAGACATTCAGTGTAAAGGCTGCAAACAGCTTGGCCATATTGAAAAAGTGTGCAAAAACAAGCCAAAAGCATAGCTATAATACTAGAACAAAGTTTAGACTGCTGAGGATGTTGAAGCACAGGAAAAGCATGTCTTCACAGCCTCTTCTTTTGCAAGCTCGAGCAAGGTCAGCAAGAATTGGCTGATTGACAGTGGATGTACTCACCACATGGCTTCAGACAAAGACATGTTCAGGGAGCTTGACACCAGCTTTGTGTCCAAAGTCAGAATCGACAATGGTGAGTTAATAGAGGCCAAAGGCAAGGGTAAGGCTGTGATTTGCACCAAGTCAAGTAACAAAACCATCTCTGAGGTCCTTTATGTACCTGACATTGACCAAAATTTGCTGAGTGTTGATCAGCTATTGGAGAAAGGCTACTCTCTCTCTTTTGAAGGTAGAGCTTGTATGATCAAAGATGCTACTAACCAGGTGCTAACAACAATAGCTATGCATGATAGAACTTTCAATGTAGATATGAATCAGCTACAAGCAAGGGCACATGCAGCTTAGGCTGATAAAGCAAGCTTGTGGTATAGGAGGTTGGGGCATGTGAACTACAAGTTACTTGGCTTGCTACAAAAAATGAATTTGGTTGAAGACATGTCCAAGATCGAGTCTAAGAAGGATGTGTGTGACGTTTGTCAGCTTGGCAAGTAGACCAGACTGCCTTTTCCTCTCAACAAAGCTTGAAGAGCTCAAGATAAGCTCCAACTAGTCTATACAGACATTTGTGGACCTATGAAGACCACCTCTTTGAATGGCAGCAGGTACTTTGCATTGTTTATTGATGATTGCACCAGATTTTGTTAGGTAAGCTTTTTGAAACAAAAGTCAGATGTGGCTGACTTTTTTTGGAAATTCAAAGCATTGGCTTAAAATCAAGCCAGTTGTAAGCTGAAGTGCATAAGGTCAGATAATGGAACTGATTATGTGTCTCAGAGGTTCCAAAAGATCTGTGATGAAGCTGGGATTTAACACCAATTGACAACCATCTACACACCAAAGCAGAGTGGTGTCTGTGATAGGAAGAATAGGACAGTCCTCGATATGGCCAAGTGTCTTCTGTTTGAGGCCAAAATGCCTAACAATTTTTGGGCTAAGGCTGTAAACACATCTGTTTACTTGCTGAATAAGCTACCAACTAATGTAGTTAAGGGTAAAACGCCCTTTGAAGCTTGGTTTGGACAAAAACCAACTGTTTCACACTTGAAAGTGTTTGGTTACTTGTGCTATGTACTAGTGCCAACTGAGAAAATAACCAAGCTCAAGAAGAGGTCCATGCGAGGAGTGTTTTTTGGCTATATCAGTGTGAAGAAGGGATGCAGGGTCTTTGTCCATTGACCAAAAAGATTCTAATGAGCAGGGATGTGAAGTTTAATTAAGCAAGCTATTGCAAATGGGATGGAACTGATGCAAGTTTGCTTGAAGAGGACCAGAATGATCTTGACCTGCAGCATGCTGAGATTGAAGTTGAAGCTGAAGGTGATTATAATGATGTACCTGTTAGAGGCATTAGGACACTAGCAGACATCTATGAAAGGTGTGTTGTGACCATGGTTGAACCTTCTTGCTATGATGAACCAGTAAAAGAGAGCTATTGGCAAGAAGCTATTGAAGCTGAACTAAGGATGATCCATAAGAATGACACATGGAAGCTGGTTGATAGGCCGGCAAATAGAAAGATTATTGGTATCAAATGGGTGTTCAGAACCAAGAACAATGCAGATAGGCCACTGAACAAACACAAGGCTAGGCTAGTTGTGAAGGGGTACAGTCAGTAGCAAGgggttgatttttttgaaaccttTGCACCTATTACAAGGTTGGATACCATAAGTCTATCAATTGGATGTTAAATCAACTTTTTTGAATGAATTTCTCAAGGAAGAGATCTTTGTTGAACAACCTAATGAATTTAAGGTCCCTGGTGAAGAACACAAGGTTTACAAGCTCaaaaaggccttgtatggcctaaaacaggctccaagggcctggtatgacaggaTTGATGCATACCTGTCAAGGCTGGGATTCGAGAAGAACATTAGTGAGCCCACACTCTATGTGAAGAAGGCTAAAAAAGAAACCTTGTTAATAGTTTCACTTTATGTGGATGACTTATTGGTTACTGGTTGCAGAAGTGGGTTGATTGAAGAATTCAAGAAGTAGATACAAGATGTCTTCAAGATGACTGATCTTGATTTGATGACATACTTCCTTAGTATGAAGGTAAATCAGGAAAAGCAAGGCATTTTCATAAGCCAGCAATCATTTGCACTAAAAGTTCTAAGCAGATTCAACATTTCAAAGTGCAAGCTTGCTAGCACTCCTGTTGCACTAGGAGAGAAACTATCAAGCACCAGTGAGCATGATCGAGTGGATGAAAAGGGGTACAGGAGTTTGGTTGGTTGCCTACTCTATTTGACAGCAACAAGGCCAGACATCATGTATGCAGTTAGCCTTCTCTCGAGGTTCATGCATTGCTGCAATGTTGCACATTTTAAAGCTGCTAAAAGGGTCCTAAGATATGTCAAAGGAACCTTGAATTTTGGTGTAAAGTTTGGGAAAGCTGATGAACTAAAGCTGGTTGGCTATTCAGACAGTGATTGGGCTGGTTCAgttgatgacatgaagagcacatcAGGCTACTTCTTCACTCTAGGCTCAAGTGTTTTCAGCTAGAGTTCAAAGAAACAATAGACAGTAGCTTAATCCACTACAGAAGCTGAGTATATTGCAGCTGCTACTCCTGTTAATCAAGCAATTTGACTTAGAAAGCTGTTGGATGACTTGAATGTTGGTTAAGCAAAAGTAACAGAGATTAAGGTTGATAATCAGTCAGTTATTGCAATAGCCAAGAACCCTGGATTCCATGGTAAAAAGAAGCATTTCAAGATCAGATATCACTTTGTGAGGGAAGCAGAATTGACTAAAGAAATCAGCTTGGTCTATTGTTGTTCGAGGGATCAGCTTGCTACATTTTGACCAAGCCATTGGCTGCTACAAGGTTCAAGTGTTTAAGGAAGGAAATTGGAGTTTGCTGCTTTGTAACTGAGGAGTGTTAAAAGATGGCAACAAACAGCAGTATGTATGTTACCTGGATGAAATACAGCAGCATACAAATGTACCTGATGTTATCTGGATGAAGTACTTTTTTTTGTAACAAGCAACCTATATTTGATTTGACAGCTACTTTTTGAAGGATAAAGTTAATCAGTACTTAGCAGATTTAGACAGGTCCTAGGTTATCATTGGGCCGTTTTTTTAGCATGTTCTTTTAAAGCAAATTTATTACACTTCCAatataatagtataatatatGTACATTTTTCTTTAACAAAAAAGTGATGAATGAGAGAAGTCAACTTTTGTTTCTCCTTCAACATCTTTGCTTATGTTTTCATCTTTCAACacaaattttaattcttttgctCTTGTGATTAAAAACTCAACACAATTATATGACTGTGAATTGAATACAATGATATTTTCTTATCGTATCCAAGACTAAGAGCAATAGATTGTTGAAATATGACATCAAACATATATTCAAAGGTCAAAAACTGCTCTCACATGCCTTGTCAGGCCAGGTAAGTCACTATTTTTGGCTTAATTAGCTATCATACCCCTGCATCAAGACaaataatatcataaaataatatcataccCCTGCAAGCAGCTTCATTTATATTCCTGGTTTTTGGGATTAATCTCCAAGGCCAAAATAGTAGCCTATTTGTGGTGATTAATGATTCCAAACCCATACTTGCAGCAACGGCTAACAAacacttaatttatttataaataatccTCCCATGTCCTCAAACCTTTGTATTCTGCATTCTAATGCCTATATATTAACCTTTTTACGAGAGTTATTCTTCAATTCAAAGCCTACATCACAGCAGCAATGGAGTTTTCTAAGCTTCTcatttcccttttcattttccAAGTTTTCCTCCCTTGCCATATGTCAATCCAAGCAGCTCCTGCAAACTCGGACCTTTTCCGGGAATACATAGGAGCTGAATTCAACAACGTTAAATTCAGTGATGTTCCCATTAATTCAAATGTTGAATTCCACTTTATTCTCTCATTTGCCATAGACTATGACAGTACCACAGGCTCTCCTTCTCCAACAAATGGGAAGTTCAATGTCTTTTGGGACTCTGATAACCTCAGTCCTTCCCAGGTTTCTTCCATCAAGAGTACCCATTCAAATGTTAAAGTAGCTTTGAGCTTAGGAGGGGACAGTGTGGGAGATGGCTATGCTTACTTCAACCCTTCCTCTGTAGATTCTTGGGTTTCCAATGCAGTTTCTTCACTCACAAATATCATCCAAGAGTACCACTTGGATGGTATTGATATTGATTATGAGCACTTCAATGCTGACCCTGACACTTTTTCTGAGTGCGTCGGGAAACTTATAAAAACCCTCAAGAATAATGGAGTGATCTCTTTTGCTTCAATAGCTCcatttgatgatgatgatgttcaAAGCCATTACAAGGCTTTGTGGAAAAGCTATGGTGACCTCATTGACTATGTCAACTTCCAGTTCTATGCCTATGATCAAGGAACAACAGTCTCTCAGTTTATGAATTACTTCAACACCCAAAGCTCTAACTATAACGGTGGTAAGGTTTTAGCCAGCTTTATAAGCGAGGGAAGCGGTGGCTTGACACCGGAAAACGGATTCTTCACTGCCTGCAGTAGGCTGAAGAGTGAGGACAAACTCCATGGCATATTTGTTTGGTCTGCAGATGATTCTAAGAGAAATGGTTTCCGCTATGAGAAGCAATCACAAGCTCTACTCGCAATTTCGCACTAGTATTTCTCTGTTCTCTCCTTTTATAAAAGCACTGAATATGAGTTACATTTACATTTGGGGATGTAGTGATGTACTATGTGTATTGCTTTCTTTTGTATAAATATATACCAGAGATCTGATGTGTGCCCCTTTTCAACGCTTGAAGTAGGATTGTTTAGCTTAAAAGAGAGGGATTTGATGATATTTGGAATTATTATATCCCAATGAAACTCTGGGTTCGTACAAATACAAAAACAGCTCCACCATTTTTGTTAGgcagatttaaataaaaataaaaataaagcactCATTTGTTCAATGCCAAGGTTGGCTTAGGCAAAATAACACACGGCAAAACCATTACATAAGTTAACAACAAAACTCTCCCAACAAGGATTTAAAAGGGAACCaaaaattaaggttaattatGGACGCATGTAAAGCTTGATGCTTCAAGTCCCAAAAAGGGATAAAAAAATCTCAACACATGGGAAGATCAGAGGGTGGAGGAGGCAGCTTCTGGTTTGGGAATTCTCCATCCAACACTATCCATGCCATTCCTAAGCCCCAGCTCTGATGAACATCAAAGTGACAGTGCATCAGCCAAACTCCTGCaccattaaaatataatatcacTAAATGCATTCTCATCTTATGTTTTGAAGATAAAACTTGTATGATCTCAATTGTTACCGGGATTGTCTGCTTGAAAACGGATTGCAACCCAACCACCGGAGGGCACCCCGACAGTGTTTCTTTCAACAGGATCAACCAGGTTGAACTTTGGAGGGTCGTTTTTAGGGTCAAAGTTTCCAAAACCCTGACCAACAACATAGAAGTTATAGCCATGGAGATGGAGAGGATGGCTCTCAGCACCAAGGATGCTTGTGTCCTGCAACACTACTTCCACacttgtattgaatggtatcgccACAAGTTTAGTGCCATTGTTTACAAGTGTGTTGTTAGGTGGAGTGCCTGTGTAGTTGAATGGAATCTGAGGGAAAGCTGGGAAATCAGTGGTGTAAACCCTTTTAGAATATTGGGAGAAAAAGTGGGATTGGAGGAGTGCAGTTCTTGGGAGTGCAAAGGAGATGTTCATTGAAGCTGCAAATTTTGTGGAATTTGTTGGTCCTTGGCAGGTCTGGTTTTTGGGGCAAGGCTTGGTTCCAAGACCAACTGTGAAGAAAAATTTCTTGTCTACTTTTTGTGGGACATTGGCAGGGAACTTGGCGGTGGCTAAACTTCTGAATTTGCTTGTAAAATTGGCAACAAAATTTGTAGCATTGATAGCAGGTAAGCCTGGTTTAAGAAGTGGCCTGTTTTTTAAGCTAGTGGAAGGTGTTTCTGTTGGAACACTGGCAGCAGCaaatcaaacaaatgaaaacaccaaGAGCATAAGCTCACGAACAGCAAGCAGAAACAGAACAGAAGACTCAAAagcaaaaaatgtgaaaaatgaatGGAATGCTtcatcttttcatttcatttgaaaatataagAGTTACAAAGTTAGAATGTCAGTTACCTAAACTTGTAACTGCTCCCACCTGTTTTGGCAAGTTGCCAACTAAAGTAATACAAAAGAAAGCTGAACAATTTTTAGCTATTACATCCATCAATTCAAATCTTAACAACTCTAAAAGTCTAGTTACATTTAGCTTGGATGGCattacaaaatgaacaaaagtaaacaaaataattaagcTGCTTCTGGTCCTGCTTGAATGCTGGTCTGCTGCAGCTGCTGGTCTGCATCATGGCCttctgttgcattgcagtccattctcaacactcctccttggactgtaggcaacaaacaccaaccaatTCTCTAAGAATTTCAAACCTCATAGCACCTAGAGGCTTTGTTAAAATGTCAGCCAATTGATCTTGTGAACTACAATATGCAAGACTCACATCCTTTGATTGTACTGCCTCTcgaacaaaataaaatttgagctTAAAGTGCTTTGTTTTGCCATGAAAAACAGCATTCTTGGAGATAGCTATTGCTGATTGATTATCAACCATAATCTCAGTAGGCTCAAATTGTTCCTCATTTAAATCACACAACAATTTTCTAAGCCAAATAGCTTGGCTTACTGCTCCAGCTGCTGCTATGTACTCTGCCTCAGCAGTTGATTGAGCAACTGTTTGCTGCTTTTTAGAGCTCCAACAGAAAGCTCCTGAACCAAGAGAAAAGAGGTAGCCTGAGGTACTCCTCATATCATCAATCGAACCTCCCCAGTCACTGTCTGAGTAACCAGATAACTTCAGCTGACCTCCTGTCTTGAACATCACTCCAAACTTCAAGGATCCTTTCACATACCTGAGGATTCTCTTTGCAGCCTTTAAATGTGATGTGTTGCAGCTATGCATAAAACGAGATAGCAAACTGACCGAATGCATAAGATCAGGTCTAGTTGCTGTCAAGTATAGCAAACATCCAATTAGACTTCTATACTCTCTTTCATCCACCTTTTCTTCATCTCCATAGCTGCTCAACTTCTGTCCCATGACTAGAGGTGTACTCACTGGCTTGCAGTTTTCCATATGGAACTTAGTGAGAATTTTCAAGGCAAATGCATGCTGGCTGATAAAAATGCCTTGATCAGACTGGTCtacttccataccaaggaagtaagtcatgattCCCAAGTCTGTCATGTCAAACATGTTTTGCATATTCTTTTTGAACTCCTGAATCAAATCGACCCTGCTTCCAGTCACTAATAAATCATCCACATATATTGAGACAATCAGCAAAGTCTCATCTTTAGACTTCTTTATAAACAAAGTTggctcactcaaacttttctcgaaATTGAGCCTAAACAGGTAAGCATCTATCCtgtcataccaggctcgaggagcctgtttTAGTCCATAGAGTGCCTTTTTCAGCTTGTAAACCTTGTCCTCCTTTCCTTGGACTTTAAATCCATCAGGCTGTTCAACATAAATTTCCTCTTTAAGAAAGCCATTCAGGAAAGCTGACTTGACATCAAGCTGATGGACCTTCCACTGTTTCTGTGCAGCGAAAGCAAATAGAAGCTTTATGGTATCCAGCCTTGCCACTGGAGCAAATGTCTCCTCAAAATCaatgccaaactgttgattgtaccctttcaccacaagccttgccttgtgcttgttcagAGAGCCATCTGCATTGAATTTGGTCCTGAAAACCCACTTGACACCTATGACCTTCTTCTGATCAGGTCTGTCTACCAGATCCCAAGTATCATTCTTATGGATCATGTCGATTTCAGCCTCCATAGCCTTCTTCCAGCTCTTGCTTCTAGCAGCTTCTTCATAGCTTGAAGGCTCAACAATGGCCATATTGCATCTTTGGTAGATGTCAGCAATAGACCTGGTCCCTCTCACAGGAGCATCATCTACATTGGCATTACTGACTTCGTTTTCTGCCAACTCCAAATTGCTGCCAATCTGCTCTTCTTCAAACTGACTTGTGTTAGAGCCATCTAGACTCCAAAACCTTCCTTCATCGAATTTGACATCCCTGCTTACCAAAATCTTCTTGGTTGAAGGATCAAATATTCTGTAGCCCTTCTTGCAGCTACTGTAACCAACAAATATACCTGGAACTGACCTCTTCTCGAGCTTGGTTCTTCTTTCTACAGGGACAAGTACAAAACACTTGCTGCCAAACACTTTTAAATGGGAAACAGTTGGTTTAAGATCATACCATACTTCAAAAGGAGTTTTATCATTCACAGCATGTGTTGGCAGCCTATTGAGCAGGTATACTGAGGTGTTGACACCTTCAGCCCAAAAAATGCTTGGAAgcttgctttgaaacaacatgCACCTGGTCATGTTCATCACTGTTCTGTTCTTCCTCTCACACACTCCATTTTGCTGAGGAGTGTACACTGTGGTTAGCTGATGATGAATCCCAGCCTGCTCACATAGCTTCTGAAATCTTTCAGACAAGTATTCAGAACCATTGTCTGTCCTCAAGGCCTTAATCCTGCAGCCTGTTTGATTTTCTGCCAATGCCTTGAACTTTCTAAACacttcaaacacttctgacttcTGTTTCATGAAATAAACCCAGCAAAATCTGGTCAGATCATCAATAAACAGTATAAAATACTTACTGCCATTCAGTGAAGgggtcttcattggtccacagacaTCTGAGTGCACCAACTCAAGTCTCTTTCGAGCCCTCCATGCTTGGTTAGCTGAAAAGGGCAATCTGGCTTGTTTGCCAAGCTGACACACTTCACAAACGCCTTCACTTGCACTAACCTTCACCATGTCTTCTGTCATGTTCATTTTGTGCAGCAAATCAAGTGATTTGAGGCtaacatggccaaacctcttgtgCCAAAGATCAGTATTGTCAACTGAGCTTGTATATGCACTTTTCTCAAGCTGACTCACTTCCAGCATAAAACATTTGTCTCCCATAGGTGCTGAGACAATCTCCCTACCATGAGCATCACTTATAACACAAGAATCATCTTTGAAAACTAGTGAAAAGCCTTTCTTGACTAGCTGGCCTACACTTAGTAAATTTTGGTCTATTTCTGGCACATAGAGCACATCAGAAATGATtttgttacctgaaccagtgtGAATGACCACATCACCTCTACCTTTTGCTTCAATCAAGTTCCCATTGCCTATCCTGACCTTCGAGACATAGCTCCTGTCAAGGTTCTTGAAAAGGCTCTCATCTGCAGCCATGTGGTGTGAGCAACCACTATCCACAAGCCAACTGCTCATGCTTTTAGCTGCATAACATGAAGCTGTAAAtacatgctcctcctgagcttggaCATCCTCGGCAGACTTGGCTTGTACTGGTTGTGCTTGTGCCTTCTCATGACTTCTACAAATTTTCTCATGATGACCATACTTCATACAGCTTTTGCACTGTATATCTGGTCTGGTCCAGCAAAATTTTTCCAGGTGATTGGTCTTCTTGCAGTGAATGCATGGTGGAAACCTCCTTCTACCGGCATCTTTCTttgatctttccttcttttcaAACCAAGGCTTCTTAGCTTTCTGGCTTGAGCTGGAGCCTTCTCTGACCTTTGCTTGAAAAGCACCTTCAAGATTCTCCTCCTGCCTGCTTGCTCTTCTCTGTTCAAGTGCATAGAGTGAGTTAACCAACTCAGACAAAGAAATGGTTGTGAGATCTCTCGAGTCCTCCAATGAGGAGATTTTTGACTCAAACCTTTCAGGTAAGGTGGTAATAACCTTCTCAACAACCCTACTATCACTGAAATCTTCTCCA
Protein-coding sequences here:
- the LOC107888000 gene encoding chitinase 2, coding for MEFSKLLISLFIFQVFLPCHMSIQAAPANSDLFREYIGAEFNNVKFSDVPINSNVEFHFILSFAIDYDSTTGSPSPTNGKFNVFWDSDNLSPSQVSSIKSTHSNVKVALSLGGDSVGDGYAYFNPSSVDSWVSNAVSSLTNIIQEYHLDGIDIDYEHFNADPDTFSECVGKLIKTLKNNGVISFASIAPFDDDDVQSHYKALWKSYGDLIDYVNFQFYAYDQGTTVSQFMNYFNTQSSNYNGGKVLASFISEGSGGLTPENGFFTACSRLKSEDKLHGIFVWSADDSKRNGFRYEKQSQALLAISH